In Aminobacterium sp. MB27-C1, a single genomic region encodes these proteins:
- a CDS encoding helix-turn-helix domain-containing protein, with translation MSIVRTCKTLVNTSLLAGEKGLDNVIEKIVLLDDMRAGRTCEHGFFIVGGWIPESSDNNYSQDLNLLRKAFSAGVAGVALQGDLPLELVRLADEYNVPLFHISSDQILLDILFALNSEIKANESGLYSSFSPFADILLSDGDIEHILWALRGEIHCGIAYRDLIHKKLFVASHSDDFKEHVKIYPLKEVIRLHQHMEVRVGGVLSGYLILNRSSRSDRKFSFYEMTAMENAVIAVKLSIEKKLSTQQVERNYIDEFVRDLIYNKMQRREELDSRARTFGWNPTNGVVVVSIEVETKSGESGERELQVFFSTIRSKFLAFFPKSIYTLLTKSIVFLVSPPEPDNGIKSLETNLLKVAEHLNEEVERELHCQLVVSVGGYKSDPLNTHESYREASRALRVAHLSPQRQKIVFWDALGAMKLLSIVSQSHEASLFCHKVLEKLIEFDSTTNGELLQTLRVLNKCNWNIKHVSDEMNFHYNTIKYRNKKICELLDFDPDDSDQRFDIALALKLYDLGSF, from the coding sequence TTGTCTATTGTACGAACATGCAAAACCCTTGTTAACACTTCATTACTCGCAGGAGAAAAAGGATTGGATAATGTCATTGAGAAGATAGTTCTTTTAGATGACATGAGAGCAGGACGTACCTGTGAGCATGGTTTTTTCATTGTAGGAGGTTGGATTCCTGAAAGTAGTGACAATAATTACAGTCAGGATCTGAATCTTTTGCGTAAGGCCTTCTCAGCGGGAGTAGCTGGGGTTGCCTTGCAAGGAGATCTTCCTCTGGAGCTTGTTCGTTTGGCTGACGAGTATAACGTGCCTCTTTTCCACATTTCTTCAGATCAGATTTTACTTGATATCCTTTTCGCTTTAAATAGCGAAATAAAGGCAAATGAAAGTGGGCTTTATTCATCTTTTTCCCCTTTTGCAGATATATTACTTAGCGACGGAGACATTGAACATATACTATGGGCTTTGCGTGGAGAAATACATTGTGGCATAGCCTATAGGGATTTAATACATAAGAAATTATTTGTTGCGTCTCATTCTGATGATTTTAAAGAACATGTAAAAATTTATCCCCTGAAAGAAGTTATTAGGCTTCATCAACATATGGAAGTTCGAGTAGGTGGAGTTTTAAGTGGCTACCTCATTCTTAATAGATCAAGTCGTTCTGACAGAAAGTTTTCCTTTTACGAAATGACGGCTATGGAAAATGCGGTCATAGCTGTCAAACTTTCAATAGAAAAAAAATTGTCAACGCAACAAGTTGAACGTAACTATATTGATGAATTTGTACGTGACCTTATTTATAACAAAATGCAGAGAAGAGAAGAACTAGATAGTCGTGCAAGGACCTTTGGTTGGAATCCGACAAATGGCGTTGTCGTTGTCTCTATTGAGGTAGAAACAAAGAGTGGAGAGTCTGGAGAGCGTGAGCTTCAGGTCTTCTTTTCCACAATAAGGTCTAAGTTTTTGGCTTTTTTCCCAAAGTCTATTTATACGTTGTTGACAAAATCTATAGTTTTTCTTGTTTCTCCTCCTGAACCGGATAATGGAATTAAAAGTCTTGAAACGAACCTATTGAAAGTTGCGGAACATTTAAACGAGGAAGTGGAGCGAGAGCTTCATTGTCAACTTGTCGTATCAGTAGGAGGATATAAATCTGACCCATTGAATACCCATGAAAGTTATAGAGAAGCCAGTAGAGCTCTTCGTGTTGCCCATCTTTCACCACAGCGTCAAAAAATCGTATTTTGGGATGCATTAGGAGCTATGAAGTTGCTTTCGATAGTTTCTCAAAGCCATGAAGCATCTCTCTTTTGCCATAAAGTACTCGAAAAACTTATAGAATTTGATTCCACGACAAACGGTGAATTACTTCAGACTCTTCGCGTCTTGAACAAGTGCAATTGGAATATAAAACATGTTTCGGATGAGATGAATTTTCACTATAACACCATTAAATATAGGAATAAAAAAATATGCGAACTCCTTGATTTTGACCCAGATGATAGTGATCAACGTTTTGATATAGCTCTTGCTCTTAAACTATATGATCTTGGCTCTTTCTAG
- a CDS encoding M20 family metallopeptidase, which yields MTGEVYISREKAITILQQLIRIRTSQPSGDERDAVTYISSLFPDDRVEKRIINHGNNRASLIITIPGEDRSRGIAISGHLDTIPVGDVREWTHSPFGAEIVDDVVYGRGAADMKGGVTSIIFTALSILKAEFKPAIDIRFCFTADEEVGGIGASALIGGGFLNSVEEVILVKPTNEKIGLAERGAVWLCVKSLGKSSHAAMTGASVNALSVFNSIAEKITELFNEEKKHDLLGHSTCVVTSLQAESDLFNVVPHCAIGTLDIRTLPSVDHDWLLQEIYTCVENVEKLNEGIHVSVEVVNNRPPVGMDEEAPLVQSLKGIYSDLDIPWEKTGLNYFTDASILIPSLGVPFVILGPGDDLFFHQPDEYVRIDSVIRVGEVLTQYVKSRK from the coding sequence ATGACGGGAGAAGTCTATATCTCAAGAGAAAAAGCAATTACAATTCTTCAGCAGCTTATTCGTATACGTACCTCTCAGCCCTCAGGCGATGAAAGAGATGCTGTAACATATATTTCCTCCTTATTCCCGGACGATCGTGTTGAGAAAAGAATAATAAATCACGGCAATAATAGGGCATCCTTGATTATCACGATTCCAGGAGAGGATAGAAGTCGAGGAATAGCTATTTCTGGCCATTTGGACACTATTCCTGTCGGAGATGTTAGGGAATGGACACATTCTCCCTTTGGAGCAGAGATAGTTGACGATGTCGTTTATGGTCGTGGCGCAGCTGATATGAAGGGTGGAGTAACATCTATTATTTTTACTGCTTTATCTATCCTCAAGGCTGAATTTAAACCTGCTATAGATATTAGATTTTGTTTTACAGCGGATGAAGAAGTTGGAGGCATAGGAGCGAGTGCTCTCATAGGGGGAGGATTCCTGAACAGTGTGGAAGAAGTCATTCTTGTTAAGCCGACCAATGAAAAAATTGGATTGGCGGAACGAGGGGCAGTGTGGCTTTGTGTAAAATCTTTAGGGAAATCTTCTCATGCTGCTATGACTGGTGCAAGTGTCAATGCTCTGAGTGTTTTTAATAGCATAGCAGAGAAAATTACAGAGCTTTTCAACGAGGAGAAAAAACACGATCTCCTTGGCCATTCAACCTGTGTTGTAACCTCTCTTCAAGCTGAAAGTGATTTATTTAATGTCGTTCCTCATTGTGCGATAGGAACACTAGATATCAGAACCCTACCTAGCGTTGACCATGATTGGCTTCTTCAAGAAATTTATACCTGCGTAGAAAACGTGGAAAAATTAAATGAAGGAATCCATGTTTCAGTTGAAGTTGTTAACAACAGACCACCTGTTGGCATGGATGAAGAAGCACCTCTTGTGCAATCTTTGAAGGGAATTTATTCAGACCTTGATATTCCCTGGGAAAAAACAGGATTAAATTATTTTACAGATGCATCAATCCTTATTCCCTCTTTAGGTGTTCCTTTTGTAATTTTGGGGCCAGGTGATGACCTTTTCTTTCATCAGCCCGACGAGTATGTGCGAATCGATTCTGTTATTCGCGTAGGTGAAGTTCTTACACAATATGTGAAAAGTAGGAAGTAA
- a CDS encoding TRAP transporter small permease, protein MKLLYIIDNLCERFEKFVVSWSIIIMALVAIVNVIGRNLFHHSLTWAEEVTQFTIVWVTFVGTSYAARIGAHIRMSALFDFLGPKARKILMIIVCAGTAALMFYLSWFAYVYVAKLAQINKQTLGLHIPLYLIMLWVPVGFVMTGIQYVLALIKNLTSSDVYVSRTVIEGHTEDEESFDF, encoded by the coding sequence ATGAAGCTTCTCTATATAATAGACAATTTGTGTGAACGTTTTGAAAAATTTGTTGTTTCGTGGAGCATTATTATTATGGCTCTTGTTGCCATAGTTAATGTTATTGGGCGCAATCTTTTCCACCATAGTCTTACTTGGGCGGAAGAAGTGACCCAGTTTACCATAGTATGGGTTACCTTTGTAGGAACCAGTTACGCTGCAAGAATTGGTGCCCATATCCGAATGTCTGCCCTTTTTGATTTCTTGGGGCCTAAAGCTCGTAAAATTTTGATGATTATTGTTTGTGCTGGAACGGCAGCTCTAATGTTTTATCTTAGCTGGTTTGCATATGTATATGTTGCTAAGCTTGCTCAAATAAATAAACAGACACTAGGGTTGCATATTCCCCTCTATTTAATCATGCTTTGGGTTCCTGTCGGTTTCGTTATGACAGGTATTCAGTATGTGCTGGCTCTCATTAAGAACCTGACATCCAGTGATGTCTACGTTTCGAGAACTGTTATAGAAGGGCACACTGAAGACGAAGAATCTTTCGACTTTTAG
- a CDS encoding TRAP transporter large permease, translated as MLLTLMGTMIILLILGFPMMVPLAAGAFLTLILNFPGVNPSMLIQQVIGGIQPISLTAVPMFIFAADIMTSGQIADRLLNFVVKMVGHKRGGLPIATATACTLFGAVSGSTQATVVAIGGPLRPMLLNAGYSASFSTALIINAAIIALLIPPSIYMIVYGVVGGASVGELFIAGVGPGLLILLLFSIYCWFISRKENGMTKASWSERWVAFKEAILGFTFPIIIFGGIYSGVFSPTEAAAVSVLYAFVLEFFIYKSIKLSDIPKLALRTGIVTAIVFILIAVGQAFSWTVSFARIPNLILPPLLGTDPSVIRILAVLSIAYFLGCMFVDPIVVIMILTPIFKPAIAASGLDNVLVGTIVTLQAAIGSTTPPFGCNIFTAIAIFKQKYMDVVRGVPPFVFILVLVSILLVFFPQIALFLRDLAVAQ; from the coding sequence ATGTTACTGACACTTATGGGCACAATGATCATATTGCTGATTTTGGGGTTCCCAATGATGGTTCCCCTGGCAGCTGGAGCTTTTTTAACTCTTATATTGAACTTCCCAGGAGTTAATCCATCAATGTTGATACAGCAAGTTATTGGCGGAATTCAACCGATCTCTTTAACAGCCGTTCCAATGTTTATCTTTGCAGCAGATATTATGACCTCTGGACAAATTGCAGATAGACTACTGAATTTCGTCGTAAAAATGGTGGGACACAAAAGAGGCGGTCTTCCTATAGCAACAGCTACTGCATGTACCCTCTTTGGAGCAGTTTCCGGTTCAACACAAGCTACAGTAGTTGCCATAGGAGGACCTCTTCGTCCCATGCTTCTGAATGCTGGCTATTCTGCTTCCTTTTCTACTGCTCTGATTATTAACGCTGCCATTATTGCTCTGCTCATCCCACCAAGTATTTACATGATTGTTTATGGTGTTGTTGGCGGAGCTTCTGTTGGGGAGCTTTTTATTGCAGGGGTTGGCCCTGGTCTTTTAATCCTGTTACTTTTCTCCATTTATTGTTGGTTTATTTCACGCAAAGAGAATGGTATGACCAAAGCAAGTTGGAGCGAACGTTGGGTGGCTTTCAAAGAAGCTATTCTTGGTTTTACATTCCCGATCATTATTTTTGGTGGTATTTATTCAGGAGTATTTAGTCCTACAGAAGCTGCGGCTGTTTCCGTTCTTTACGCTTTTGTTCTTGAGTTTTTCATCTATAAGTCAATCAAGCTGTCTGATATTCCTAAATTAGCATTACGTACTGGAATAGTTACTGCTATCGTTTTCATTCTTATCGCAGTTGGGCAGGCCTTTTCTTGGACAGTCTCCTTTGCCAGAATCCCGAATTTGATTTTGCCTCCTTTGCTGGGAACAGATCCCTCTGTCATTCGTATTCTAGCTGTTCTTTCTATTGCGTACTTCTTAGGATGCATGTTTGTCGATCCCATTGTTGTTATCATGATACTTACGCCCATTTTTAAGCCTGCAATTGCTGCTTCAGGGCTGGATAACGTTTTAGTTGGAACGATCGTTACGCTTCAAGCTGCTATCGGATCTACCACGCCTCCTTTCGGCTGCAATATCTTTACTGCTATAGCTATCTTTAAACAGAAATATATGGATGTAGTGCGAGGTGTTCCTCCCTTTGTATTTATCTTGGTTCTTGTTTCAATTTTGTTGGTATTCTTCCCACAAATTGCGTTGTTCTTAAGAGATTTGGCTGTTGCTCAGTAA
- a CDS encoding DctP family TRAP transporter solute-binding subunit, translating to MKKLHVLALVLAFVLAFSGIATAAEYNWRLAEEEIAGSVCDLYANEFARLLAEKSNGRIQLDVYPQGTLGTPTEMFELCLNGAIEFALVGPGQCGAIVPENQIFSLQFLFSDDDMLNEKVLATSKALNEDLASVYETKGLKVLSYFSEGAMYWTGNKPLLKPEDFSGFKIRVMPSEMLVETYKAYGANPTPLSFTELYSALQLNMVEGQENAPYIIQEMKFMEVQKYLIASKHNIYVMHTLANADFYKSLPEDIKQIVEECIAELRPFVYKVQQDLNDKRLDMMVKAFKPDQKLLELEHDQRMSFREIAKKADEKYFELSGNPEFAKKLLEDFRAEMAAAEKELATK from the coding sequence ATGAAAAAGCTGCATGTGTTAGCTCTGGTTCTTGCTTTTGTTCTTGCGTTTTCTGGTATTGCAACTGCTGCCGAGTATAATTGGCGTCTGGCTGAAGAAGAAATAGCTGGTAGTGTTTGTGACCTTTATGCAAACGAATTTGCTCGCCTTCTTGCAGAAAAGTCTAATGGCAGAATTCAGCTTGATGTGTATCCACAAGGAACCTTGGGAACACCCACAGAAATGTTCGAGCTTTGCCTTAATGGCGCTATTGAATTTGCACTTGTAGGTCCTGGCCAGTGTGGTGCTATTGTTCCTGAAAACCAGATATTTTCTCTTCAATTCCTTTTCTCTGACGATGATATGCTCAACGAAAAAGTTCTTGCCACAAGCAAAGCTTTAAACGAAGATCTCGCTAGTGTTTATGAAACGAAGGGTTTAAAAGTCCTTTCTTATTTTAGCGAGGGTGCCATGTATTGGACAGGCAACAAACCTCTTCTTAAACCCGAAGATTTCAGTGGCTTCAAAATACGAGTCATGCCTTCTGAAATGCTTGTAGAAACGTATAAAGCCTACGGTGCCAATCCTACACCTCTTTCCTTCACAGAATTGTATAGTGCTCTGCAGCTTAATATGGTTGAAGGACAGGAAAATGCTCCTTACATTATCCAGGAAATGAAATTTATGGAAGTTCAAAAGTATCTCATTGCTTCAAAACATAACATCTATGTTATGCACACCCTTGCCAACGCTGATTTTTACAAGAGCTTGCCTGAAGATATAAAACAAATTGTTGAAGAATGCATCGCTGAGCTTCGGCCTTTTGTTTACAAAGTACAGCAAGACCTTAATGACAAACGTCTCGACATGATGGTCAAAGCTTTCAAACCTGATCAGAAACTTTTAGAGCTTGAACACGATCAGAGAATGAGTTTCCGTGAAATCGCCAAAAAAGCCGATGAAAAGTATTTTGAGCTTTCTGGAAACCCAGAATTTGCAAAAAAACTTCTTGAAGATTTCAGAGCAGAAATGGCTGCAGCGGAGAAAGAATTGGCAACAAAGTAA
- the ftcD gene encoding glutamate formimidoyltransferase, with the protein MSKRQYVQAVPNFSNGRDKDVIEAIVDEIRNAKGVKLIGYFPDADFNRTVIECLGEPKPLKEALLKMAGKAYELIDMEKQEGKHPRIGAQDTIPVFPLRNISLEECTQLAEEIGKEIWERYQVPVYFSGENARTPERKELAYIRKGQYEGLKEVAHTPERCPDLGPAKLHPTAGATIVSAATHNLVAVNMILNTTDLEIGKKIAKMMRGPSGGFSTIRSVAFKPDGYDNVAVSMNMFDTVNTPIYRAFQVVENEARRFGLTIIGTQICGTLPQDALLNCAEYFLRIVDFDRNQILENNILALDDEE; encoded by the coding sequence TTGTCTAAAAGACAGTATGTACAAGCAGTACCTAACTTTAGCAATGGAAGAGACAAGGATGTTATTGAAGCTATCGTTGATGAAATCCGCAATGCCAAAGGAGTAAAACTCATCGGATATTTCCCCGATGCAGACTTTAATAGAACTGTTATCGAATGTTTAGGAGAGCCCAAGCCTCTTAAAGAAGCTCTCCTCAAGATGGCAGGCAAAGCCTACGAATTGATTGATATGGAAAAGCAGGAAGGAAAACATCCTCGTATCGGAGCACAGGATACAATTCCAGTTTTCCCGCTGCGAAATATTTCTCTTGAAGAGTGCACCCAGCTTGCCGAAGAAATCGGTAAAGAAATTTGGGAGCGTTATCAGGTTCCTGTTTACTTCAGTGGCGAGAATGCCAGAACGCCTGAGCGCAAAGAATTGGCATATATCCGCAAAGGTCAGTATGAAGGCTTGAAAGAAGTAGCTCATACACCTGAGCGTTGTCCTGATCTTGGCCCTGCAAAGCTTCATCCCACAGCAGGTGCTACAATAGTCAGTGCCGCAACTCATAATCTGGTAGCTGTTAATATGATTTTGAACACGACAGACCTTGAAATTGGAAAGAAAATAGCCAAAATGATGAGAGGTCCCAGTGGCGGTTTCAGCACAATTCGTTCAGTTGCATTTAAGCCGGATGGTTACGATAATGTAGCTGTCTCCATGAATATGTTTGATACGGTCAATACGCCAATTTACAGAGCTTTTCAGGTTGTAGAAAATGAAGCTCGCCGTTTTGGACTTACTATAATTGGAACGCAGATTTGTGGTACTCTTCCGCAGGATGCTTTACTGAACTGCGCTGAATATTTCCTTCGCATCGTTGATTTTGACCGCAATCAGATTCTGGAGAATAATATTCTAGCACTTGATGATGAGGAGTAG
- a CDS encoding cyclodeaminase/cyclohydrolase family protein — MLAEMDLRAFVKELASESPAPGGGSVAALSGALGAGLVSMVCNLTIEKKGYEAYEAIMTDARAQADNLYTSLLERIDKDTDAFNKVMAAFKMKKETEEEKALRKAAIQEAFKGACDSPFAIAEECLAVIHLTDSIVDKGNTNAMSDMGVAAAQALAGLEGAIMNVRINLPSIKDEAYVAEKKTAVEKMLEEGISLRQAIQEKVDSKL; from the coding sequence ATGTTAGCGGAAATGGATTTACGAGCTTTTGTAAAAGAACTTGCTTCAGAATCACCGGCTCCAGGTGGCGGTAGTGTAGCTGCTCTTTCTGGAGCTTTGGGAGCTGGCCTTGTCTCTATGGTTTGCAACTTGACCATAGAAAAAAAAGGATATGAGGCCTATGAGGCAATAATGACAGATGCTCGTGCACAAGCGGATAATCTGTACACAAGTTTGCTTGAAAGAATTGACAAGGATACAGATGCCTTTAATAAGGTTATGGCCGCTTTTAAAATGAAAAAAGAAACTGAAGAAGAGAAAGCGCTACGTAAAGCTGCAATCCAGGAAGCCTTTAAAGGGGCATGCGACTCGCCTTTTGCCATAGCTGAAGAATGCCTCGCCGTTATTCATTTAACCGATAGTATTGTCGATAAGGGAAATACAAATGCTATGAGTGATATGGGTGTCGCTGCTGCACAGGCTTTAGCCGGTCTGGAAGGTGCCATTATGAATGTGCGTATTAACCTTCCTTCTATAAAAGATGAAGCGTATGTAGCGGAGAAAAAAACTGCTGTTGAGAAAATGCTTGAAGAAGGCATCTCTCTTCGCCAGGCGATTCAGGAAAAAGTAGATTCAAAACTTTAA
- a CDS encoding formate--tetrahydrofolate ligase — protein sequence MMLSDIEIAQQAQMKPIVEIASQLGIDEEELELYGKYKAKVTYGLWDRIKDREDGKLVLVTAITPTPAGEGKTTTTVGLAQGLAKLGKKVSIGLREPSLGPSFGVKGGAAGGGYSQVVPMEDINLHFTGDLHAITAAHNLLAALLDNHLQQGNVLNIDSRRVVFRRVMDLNERALRNVIVGLGGKANGVPRESGFDITVASEVMAILCLSGSIHELKERLSQIVVAYTYEGKAVTAGDLNAQGSMAVLLKDALKPNLVQTLEHVPAFVHGGPFANIAHGCNSLQATKYGLKLSDYFITEAGFGADLGAEKFFDIKCRMGGLNPSAVVIVATVRALKMHGGVAKSDLTNENIEALSKGIPNLEKHIENMQSFGLPVVVAINRFPTDTERELELVRERCGALGVSVALSEIWAKGGEGGIELAEEVLKAVEAKNTFHQLYETTLSPKEKIEKIAKEIYGAKSVTYTAQAEKDLEEIHRLGKDDLVICMAKTQASISDNPTLIGRPEGFELTVREVRLSAGAGFIIPITGSIMTMPGLPKVPAAMRIDVDDNGNITGLF from the coding sequence ATGATGCTAAGCGATATTGAAATAGCACAGCAGGCCCAAATGAAGCCTATTGTGGAGATAGCTTCTCAGTTAGGTATCGACGAAGAGGAATTGGAGCTTTACGGAAAGTACAAGGCGAAGGTAACGTACGGACTCTGGGATCGGATCAAGGATCGAGAGGACGGAAAGCTTGTATTGGTGACAGCCATAACCCCGACTCCGGCAGGAGAGGGAAAGACAACGACGACAGTAGGTCTCGCCCAGGGCCTGGCGAAGCTTGGCAAGAAGGTGAGCATAGGTCTTCGCGAGCCGTCTTTGGGGCCGAGCTTCGGAGTCAAGGGCGGTGCGGCAGGAGGCGGTTACTCCCAGGTTGTTCCCATGGAGGATATCAACCTCCACTTTACCGGAGACCTTCATGCAATAACGGCAGCCCATAACTTGCTGGCAGCCTTGCTCGATAACCATCTGCAGCAGGGCAACGTATTGAACATAGATTCGCGCCGAGTTGTTTTCCGTCGAGTCATGGATCTGAACGAACGAGCCCTTCGGAACGTGATCGTCGGTCTTGGAGGGAAGGCGAACGGTGTGCCTCGCGAGTCAGGATTTGATATTACGGTAGCCTCCGAAGTGATGGCCATTCTGTGTCTTTCAGGCAGCATTCATGAGTTGAAGGAGCGTCTTTCCCAAATTGTAGTTGCCTATACGTACGAAGGTAAGGCCGTAACGGCAGGGGATCTGAACGCCCAGGGCTCAATGGCGGTCTTGTTGAAAGATGCGTTGAAGCCGAATCTTGTGCAGACTCTTGAGCATGTCCCGGCCTTTGTTCACGGAGGTCCCTTTGCGAATATAGCCCACGGCTGCAACAGCCTGCAGGCGACGAAATATGGTCTGAAGCTTTCCGATTACTTCATTACCGAGGCCGGATTCGGAGCGGATCTTGGAGCAGAGAAGTTCTTCGACATCAAGTGTCGTATGGGTGGATTGAACCCATCGGCGGTAGTGATCGTGGCGACAGTCCGAGCCTTGAAGATGCATGGCGGAGTGGCGAAGAGCGACCTGACGAATGAGAATATAGAGGCGTTATCGAAGGGGATTCCGAACCTTGAGAAGCATATAGAGAACATGCAGAGCTTCGGTCTTCCAGTTGTAGTGGCAATCAACCGTTTCCCGACAGACACGGAGAGAGAACTTGAGCTTGTGCGCGAGCGATGTGGAGCCCTCGGTGTATCGGTAGCGCTGTCGGAGATCTGGGCGAAGGGCGGCGAAGGCGGCATAGAGTTGGCGGAAGAGGTATTGAAGGCAGTAGAAGCGAAGAACACCTTCCATCAGCTGTACGAGACGACATTGAGCCCGAAGGAAAAGATCGAGAAGATAGCGAAGGAGATCTACGGAGCGAAGAGTGTGACCTATACGGCCCAGGCCGAGAAAGACCTTGAAGAGATTCATCGTTTGGGTAAGGATGATTTGGTGATATGCATGGCGAAGACGCAGGCTTCCATCTCTGATAACCCGACGTTGATAGGTCGTCCAGAAGGCTTTGAGCTGACGGTGAGAGAAGTTCGCCTGTCGGCGGGAGCAGGTTTCATTATTCCCATAACGGGATCGATAATGACCATGCCTGGCCTTCCGAAAGTTCCAGCCGCTATGAGAATTGACGTTGACGATAACGGAAATATTACCGGCTTGTTCTAA
- the lepB gene encoding signal peptidase I, translating into MSVKPWWRETLETVLWAVALALVLRTFVVQSYWIPSGSMIPTLQIRDRVMAAKFWYYFSEPKRGQIVVFKFPDDTKKDFVKRIIGLPGETIEIRDGVVYVNGEPLQEPYIQNHDSVSMNSITVPQDHYFMLGDNRPNSWDGRYWEHQFVSKEALRGPAFFRFWPLPRVGIPK; encoded by the coding sequence ATGTCTGTTAAACCCTGGTGGCGCGAGACCCTTGAAACTGTTCTTTGGGCAGTGGCGCTTGCGCTTGTTCTCCGTACCTTTGTAGTTCAATCTTATTGGATTCCAAGCGGATCGATGATACCGACTTTGCAAATTCGAGACCGCGTTATGGCTGCTAAATTTTGGTATTACTTCTCCGAACCTAAGCGGGGACAAATTGTGGTTTTCAAATTTCCTGACGATACAAAAAAGGATTTTGTAAAACGTATCATCGGGCTACCAGGAGAGACGATAGAAATTCGGGATGGCGTTGTCTATGTAAATGGTGAGCCTCTTCAGGAACCCTATATACAAAATCATGATTCAGTTTCAATGAATTCTATAACAGTGCCGCAAGATCACTACTTTATGTTGGGAGACAACAGGCCTAATTCATGGGATGGACGTTACTGGGAACATCAGTTTGTTTCTAAGGAAGCTTTGCGTGGCCCTGCATTTTTCCGTTTCTGGCCTCTACCGAGGGTAGGTATTCCTAAATAA
- a CDS encoding CoA-binding protein → MERMEVIKKYICTPSSIAIIGASPKENRPVYGVMNYLQKIGHTLYPVNPAYKGKEILGIPCFDSLSEIPDSIDVVAFFLSPSLQQPVAEELVKNKKNHPVVWFQPGAENPTVELWLEERGFFVVSHECMMVAHRKWCF, encoded by the coding sequence ATGGAGAGAATGGAAGTGATCAAAAAATACATTTGTACCCCTTCTTCTATCGCCATAATAGGAGCTTCCCCGAAAGAAAACAGACCTGTTTATGGTGTGATGAATTATCTTCAAAAAATTGGTCACACACTTTATCCTGTAAACCCAGCATATAAAGGAAAGGAAATTCTCGGCATTCCCTGTTTTGATTCTTTGAGCGAAATACCAGATTCTATTGATGTTGTTGCTTTTTTTCTCTCACCTTCCTTGCAACAACCTGTAGCAGAAGAATTAGTGAAGAATAAAAAAAATCATCCGGTAGTTTGGTTTCAGCCGGGAGCGGAGAATCCAACAGTGGAATTATGGCTTGAGGAAAGAGGCTTTTTTGTCGTTAGTCATGAATGCATGATGGTAGCCCATCGTAAGTGGTGTTTTTAA
- a CDS encoding thioesterase family protein: MYHEIAISLRVRYSETDQMGIVYYANYLTWFEIGRTEYCRALGIPYTKWEEEGVLLPVVEASCRYLSPARYDDNLTVTTWVEEIKVSSMRFGYRIEREEDKKTLAEGTTRHAFVDKEGKLLRRKHPFYLWIQKLIEEK, encoded by the coding sequence TTGTATCATGAAATTGCCATTTCTTTGCGAGTTCGTTATAGCGAAACAGATCAAATGGGAATTGTTTATTACGCCAATTATTTAACGTGGTTTGAGATTGGACGTACTGAATATTGTCGTGCTTTAGGTATACCCTACACTAAATGGGAAGAAGAAGGGGTGCTTTTACCGGTAGTGGAGGCATCTTGTCGATATCTATCCCCAGCACGTTACGATGATAACCTGACTGTTACAACGTGGGTTGAAGAAATAAAAGTGTCGAGTATGCGATTTGGATATCGTATTGAGAGAGAAGAAGATAAAAAAACATTGGCAGAGGGCACAACTCGTCATGCCTTTGTTGATAAAGAGGGAAAGTTGCTTCGAAGAAAACATCCTTTTTATCTCTGGATTCAAAAACTTATTGAAGAAAAATAA